In one Bartonella grahamii subsp. shimonis genomic region, the following are encoded:
- a CDS encoding RNA methyltransferase has protein sequence MHLNITTINETDDPRLKAYHNIREKDLVGRQHQFIAEGKVTLSALLHSKEFSAISLLIVANRLPGLLPLLEKTQPLCPIYCVPQKVMDNITGFHVHRGILGIGKRKTLPSLQNFLQHLPEKALVLVLCGISNHDNMGSIFRNAAAFASNGIIVDKTSCDPLYRKSIRVSVGAALKVPYTQNADIHDIIAALNDENFHLYALSPSASHTLKQANKTKRMALIFGTEGDGLPPHILQQSKTLRIPMTDGFDSLNVATASGIALAHFTNFDH, from the coding sequence ATGCATTTGAATATCACAACAATTAATGAAACAGATGATCCACGCTTAAAAGCCTATCATAATATCCGTGAAAAAGATCTTGTTGGACGACAACATCAATTTATTGCTGAAGGCAAAGTAACATTGTCCGCATTACTGCACTCGAAAGAGTTTTCTGCCATCTCACTGCTCATCGTAGCAAACCGTCTCCCTGGACTTCTACCGCTTTTAGAAAAAACGCAGCCTCTATGTCCCATTTATTGTGTTCCACAAAAAGTTATGGATAATATCACCGGCTTCCATGTTCACCGTGGTATTCTGGGTATTGGTAAACGCAAAACACTACCATCCTTACAAAATTTTTTACAACATCTTCCAGAAAAAGCTTTGGTTCTCGTTTTATGTGGCATCTCAAATCACGATAATATGGGATCAATTTTTCGTAATGCAGCAGCCTTTGCCAGTAATGGCATTATTGTGGACAAAACCTCATGCGATCCACTTTATCGCAAATCAATACGAGTTTCTGTCGGCGCTGCTTTAAAAGTACCCTATACGCAAAACGCTGATATACATGACATTATAGCTGCTCTAAACGATGAAAACTTTCATCTTTATGCACTCTCCCCTTCTGCCTCTCACACTCTCAAGCAAGCCAACAAAACCAAAAGAATGGCACTTATTTTTGGAACAGAAGGCGATGGCTTACCACCCCATATACTACAACAATCAAAAACCTTACGTATTCCCATGACTGACGGTTTTGACAGCCTTAATGTTGCCACAGCTTCAGGTATTGCACTTGCCCATTTTACCAACTTTGACCACTAA
- the mnmA gene encoding tRNA 2-thiouridine(34) synthase MnmA, translating into MFLNSLDLPGQPEDSRIVVAMSGGVDSSVVAGLLKKEGYNVIGITLQLYDHGAATHRVGACCAGQDIEDARRVAETLGIPHYVLDYEKRFREAVIDPFAESYAHGETPVPCIACNQTVKFADLLTTARELGADALATGHYIRSRSHGAHRALFRPLDNDRDQSYFLFATTQEQIDYLRFPLGDLPKARVREMAAEMGFAVANKHDSQDICFVPQGKYSDVIAKLRPEAANPGVIVHIDGKILGQHSGIVNYTVGQRRGIGVSTGEALYVVYLDVENARVIVGPREMLETHKLFLRDVNWLGDESLDNFPSQGIEVAVKVRSTRPPHLARLHYKEGIFSVDLLECENGVAPGQACVLYDGNGHEMRILGGGFVTHSERAADTEMMLKRVLCNLETKDSVSSELKTTA; encoded by the coding sequence ATGTTTTTAAACAGTCTTGATTTACCAGGACAACCTGAGGATTCTCGCATTGTTGTTGCAATGTCGGGGGGGGTTGATTCATCGGTTGTTGCAGGTCTTTTGAAAAAGGAAGGGTATAATGTTATTGGCATTACGTTGCAGCTTTATGATCATGGGGCAGCAACGCATCGGGTGGGGGCTTGTTGTGCAGGACAAGATATTGAGGATGCACGCCGAGTTGCAGAGACATTAGGAATACCGCATTATGTTCTTGATTATGAAAAGCGCTTTCGCGAAGCTGTTATTGATCCTTTTGCAGAAAGCTATGCTCATGGAGAGACACCAGTACCGTGTATTGCATGTAATCAAACGGTTAAGTTTGCTGATTTATTAACAACGGCACGCGAATTGGGGGCAGATGCTTTGGCTACGGGACATTATATTCGTTCGCGTTCCCATGGAGCGCATCGAGCACTTTTTCGTCCTCTCGATAATGATCGTGATCAGAGTTATTTTCTCTTTGCAACGACACAAGAACAGATTGATTATTTGCGTTTTCCACTTGGTGATCTTCCAAAAGCCCGCGTTCGTGAAATGGCAGCAGAAATGGGCTTTGCGGTTGCTAATAAGCATGATAGTCAGGATATTTGTTTTGTTCCACAAGGAAAATATTCAGATGTTATCGCAAAACTGCGTCCAGAAGCAGCTAATCCTGGCGTTATTGTTCATATTGATGGAAAGATTTTAGGTCAACATTCGGGAATTGTTAATTATACCGTTGGTCAACGTCGTGGTATTGGGGTGTCAACAGGTGAAGCACTTTATGTGGTTTATCTCGATGTGGAAAATGCACGTGTTATTGTTGGACCGCGTGAAATGTTAGAAACGCATAAGCTTTTTTTACGTGATGTGAATTGGCTTGGTGATGAGTCGTTAGATAATTTCCCTTCTCAAGGTATTGAGGTGGCTGTAAAGGTGCGTTCAACGCGTCCTCCTCACCTTGCGCGCTTACATTATAAAGAAGGTATTTTTTCCGTTGATTTATTGGAATGTGAAAATGGTGTGGCACCGGGGCAAGCTTGTGTTCTTTATGATGGAAATGGTCATGAGATGCGTATTCTTGGGGGAGGGTTTGTAACACATTCAGAACGTGCGGCCGATACTGAAATGATGTTGAAACGCGTTTTATGTAATCTCGAAACAAAAGATTCTGTTTCCTCTGAACTAAAAACAACAGCTTAA
- a CDS encoding DUF1153 domain-containing protein → MTNLIKTQMKYVIGPDGSPLTIADLPPQTTRRWVIRRKAEVVAAVRGGLLSLDEACQRYTLTVEEFLSWQSLIDKHGLAGLRTTKIQNYRH, encoded by the coding sequence ATGACCAATTTGATAAAAACACAAATGAAATATGTTATTGGACCAGATGGAAGTCCGCTTACAATTGCCGACCTACCGCCACAAACAACACGACGCTGGGTGATTCGTCGCAAAGCTGAAGTTGTTGCGGCTGTCAGAGGTGGATTGTTAAGTCTTGACGAAGCGTGCCAACGTTATACTTTAACTGTAGAAGAGTTTCTTTCATGGCAAAGTTTGATCGATAAACACGGTTTAGCGGGATTACGAACGACCAAGATTCAAAACTACAGGCATTAA
- a CDS encoding flagellar export protein FliJ, producing the protein MKPRESMVRLRMFQVRGKRREIAQLEMMIAEFERMVLELEAQITNEERKSGNNDVHHFAYSAFARAVRQRRDNLINSIRDLQFQKTNAEIALHEANTELQHAQLLEAREKKIAADDEDILIQSNSMAG; encoded by the coding sequence ATGAAGCCACGGGAAAGTATGGTGCGATTGAGGATGTTTCAAGTGCGTGGAAAGCGCCGTGAAATTGCACAGCTTGAAATGATGATCGCAGAATTTGAACGAATGGTGTTAGAGTTGGAAGCACAGATTACTAATGAAGAACGTAAATCTGGAAACAATGATGTTCACCATTTTGCTTATTCTGCTTTTGCGCGTGCAGTGCGGCAAAGACGTGATAATCTGATCAATTCAATTCGTGATTTACAGTTTCAAAAAACAAACGCTGAAATTGCTCTCCATGAAGCTAATACAGAGCTGCAACATGCGCAGCTTTTGGAAGCGCGAGAAAAGAAGATTGCTGCGGATGATGAGGATATTTTGATTCAATCTAATTCAATGGCGGGCTGA
- the ctrA gene encoding response regulator transcription factor CtrA, protein MRVLLIEDDRAVTQSIELMLKSANFNVYITDLGEEGIDLGKLYDYDIILLDLNLPDMSGYDVLRTLRLAKIKTPVLILSGMNAIEDKVRGFGFGADDYMTKPFHKDELIARIHAVVRRSKGHAQSVIVTGDLTVNLDAKTVEVAGRPVHLTGKEYQMLELLSLRKGTTLTKEMFLNHLYGGMDEPELKIIDVFICKLRKKLEAVSSSVNYIDTVWGRGYVLRDPVEENVRKTA, encoded by the coding sequence ATGCGCGTATTATTAATTGAAGATGATAGAGCGGTTACTCAAAGCATTGAGTTGATGTTAAAGTCAGCCAATTTTAATGTTTATATCACTGATCTGGGTGAGGAAGGTATCGATTTAGGAAAGCTTTATGATTATGATATCATTTTGCTTGATCTGAATTTGCCCGATATGTCAGGATACGATGTTTTGCGGACTTTAAGGTTGGCAAAAATAAAAACGCCTGTCCTTATCCTTTCCGGCATGAATGCCATTGAAGATAAGGTCCGTGGTTTTGGTTTTGGAGCCGACGACTATATGACGAAACCTTTTCATAAGGATGAGCTCATTGCGCGTATTCACGCAGTTGTTCGTCGTTCTAAAGGACATGCACAATCGGTTATTGTTACCGGTGATCTCACCGTTAACCTTGACGCAAAAACCGTCGAAGTTGCAGGGCGCCCCGTTCATTTAACCGGTAAAGAGTACCAAATGCTAGAGCTTCTCTCTTTGCGCAAAGGCACCACCCTTACCAAGGAAATGTTTCTCAATCATCTCTATGGTGGAATGGATGAACCAGAACTAAAGATTATCGATGTTTTTATCTGTAAATTGCGAAAAAAATTGGAAGCAGTCTCTTCTAGTGTAAATTACATTGATACTGTTTGGGGACGTGGTTATGTATTGCGTGATCCAGTTGAAGAGAACGTACGAAAAACCGCTTAA
- the chpT gene encoding histidine phosphotransferase ChpT: MTLNISLKPMDLAALLCSRICHDLISPVGAIQNAMELYDEGGAEEDALQLVRLSVASAAARLQFARLAFGFAGASGGQIDTRSAEQVAQQYMKEEKATLKWQASSLLLPKDEVKLLLNLLLIANATVSRGGEIVVMVLQEKNKRSFRFEVFGEILRIPPHFLALFRGEVQEELIDAHVIQFYYTMLLAQMTEMKINIDESDRCIILESVKSFE, encoded by the coding sequence ATGACGTTAAATATTTCTTTGAAGCCTATGGATCTTGCTGCTTTGCTTTGTAGTCGTATTTGCCATGATTTGATTTCACCTGTGGGGGCTATTCAAAATGCAATGGAGCTTTATGATGAAGGAGGAGCTGAAGAAGATGCTTTACAATTGGTGCGTTTATCCGTTGCGAGTGCTGCTGCACGTCTACAATTTGCGCGATTGGCTTTTGGTTTTGCTGGTGCAAGTGGAGGACAAATAGATACACGGTCTGCAGAGCAGGTTGCTCAACAATATATGAAAGAAGAAAAAGCAACTTTAAAATGGCAAGCTTCTTCTTTATTGTTACCAAAAGATGAAGTTAAACTTTTACTTAATTTATTATTGATTGCAAACGCAACAGTTTCTCGTGGTGGTGAAATTGTTGTTATGGTTTTGCAAGAAAAAAATAAACGTTCTTTTCGGTTTGAGGTTTTCGGTGAAATTCTCCGTATACCCCCTCATTTTCTTGCGTTATTTCGTGGAGAAGTTCAAGAAGAGCTTATTGATGCACATGTCATCCAATTTTATTATACAATGTTACTTGCTCAGATGACAGAGATGAAAATAAATATTGATGAAAGTGATCGTTGTATTATTTTAGAAAGTGTAAAAAGCTTTGAATAA
- a CDS encoding DUF1134 domain-containing protein, whose amino-acid sequence MTLSLLKSWYKNIISLIFLLFITINTAHAQLKPIEQNEPHYSLQEIIDSGHIFFGKTASGLAVAIQNIFSQYGYPNAYILGEEASGAFFAGLTYGEGRVFTKSYGQHKVFWQGPSVGWDFGGQGSRLMILVYNLNSINNLWRRYGGISGSAYLIAGVGFHVLKYRNTLLIPIRTGVGARLGINIGYLKLTPRPTWNPF is encoded by the coding sequence ATGACTCTCTCTCTGCTCAAATCCTGGTACAAAAATATTATATCTTTAATCTTCCTTTTATTCATCACCATAAACACTGCACATGCTCAACTAAAACCAATAGAGCAAAACGAACCCCATTATTCACTCCAAGAAATTATTGATTCTGGTCATATTTTTTTTGGAAAAACAGCCAGTGGTCTGGCAGTTGCAATTCAAAATATTTTTTCACAATACGGTTATCCCAATGCCTATATTTTAGGAGAAGAAGCTTCTGGTGCCTTTTTTGCTGGATTAACCTATGGCGAAGGAAGGGTTTTTACCAAAAGCTATGGTCAACATAAAGTTTTTTGGCAAGGTCCCTCAGTAGGATGGGATTTTGGCGGCCAAGGCTCCCGTTTAATGATCTTAGTTTACAATCTTAATAGCATAAATAATTTATGGAGACGCTATGGTGGTATTTCAGGTTCGGCCTATTTAATTGCAGGTGTTGGTTTTCATGTCCTCAAATACCGTAATACCTTGTTAATCCCAATACGTACAGGAGTCGGCGCACGCCTTGGTATCAATATAGGATATTTAAAATTAACACCTAGACCGACATGGAATCCGTTTTAA
- a CDS encoding DegT/DnrJ/EryC1/StrS aminotransferase family protein: MQFIDLGAQRARIEDKINSAIAHVVASGKYILGPKVTEFEEKLAEYLGVKHVIACANGTDALKMPLMAKNIGPGDAVFCPSFTFSATAEVVALVGAEPVFVDVLPDTFNIDVEKLSHAIEMVKKEGRLKPKAIIAVDLFGLSADYVQIAQVAEKENLFVIEDAAQSMGGRSGNTMCGAFGDVAATSFYPAKPLGCYGDGGAMMTNDDHCAELLRSILFHGKGETQYDNVRIGMNSRLDSIQAAILLEKFAIFEDEMEKRVEIAQRYSNGLKDIVTVPEIGENIRSAYAQYTIKVKERDKLKDFLQENSIPTMIYYKTPLHQQPAYKHFPYVKDSLSVSESLGECVLSLPMHPYLTQTDQDMIIQKIKDFYHS, from the coding sequence ATGCAATTCATCGACCTTGGGGCGCAGCGTGCGCGTATTGAAGATAAAATTAATTCTGCAATTGCGCATGTGGTCGCTAGTGGTAAGTATATTTTGGGACCAAAAGTAACAGAATTTGAAGAGAAATTGGCAGAATATCTTGGCGTTAAACATGTGATTGCATGTGCTAATGGAACAGATGCTTTGAAGATGCCTCTTATGGCTAAAAATATTGGTCCAGGGGATGCTGTGTTTTGTCCTAGTTTTACATTTTCAGCAACGGCTGAAGTGGTTGCTTTGGTGGGGGCTGAGCCTGTTTTTGTTGATGTTTTACCTGATACATTCAATATTGATGTTGAAAAACTTTCTCATGCTATCGAAATGGTAAAAAAAGAGGGACGTTTAAAGCCAAAGGCTATTATTGCCGTTGATTTATTTGGGCTTTCTGCTGACTATGTGCAAATTGCTCAAGTGGCAGAAAAGGAAAATCTTTTTGTGATTGAAGATGCTGCTCAATCTATGGGTGGAAGAAGCGGTAATACTATGTGCGGTGCTTTTGGTGATGTGGCTGCTACAAGTTTTTATCCTGCAAAACCATTAGGATGTTATGGCGATGGAGGCGCTATGATGACCAATGATGATCATTGTGCAGAACTTTTACGCTCTATTTTGTTTCATGGTAAAGGTGAAACGCAATATGACAATGTACGTATTGGTATGAATTCGCGCCTAGATAGCATTCAGGCTGCAATTTTACTAGAAAAGTTTGCGATCTTTGAAGATGAAATGGAAAAGCGTGTAGAAATTGCTCAACGCTATTCCAATGGCTTAAAAGATATTGTTACAGTTCCAGAAATAGGAGAAAATATTCGTTCTGCTTATGCACAATATACGATTAAGGTAAAAGAACGTGATAAATTAAAAGATTTTTTACAAGAAAATTCTATCCCTACAATGATTTATTATAAAACTCCTTTACATCAACAGCCAGCTTATAAACACTTTCCTTATGTAAAAGATTCCCTTTCTGTTTCAGAGTCTTTAGGAGAGTGTGTTTTAAGTTTACCAATGCATCCTTACTTGACACAAACGGATCAGGATATGATTATCCAAAAAATAAAAGATTTTTATCACTCGTGA
- a CDS encoding Gfo/Idh/MocA family oxidoreductase, translating to MVPRVAVLGCGHWGENHIRTLHSLGALAAVSDIDNDRAARFATMYGVEFFTPDDLFTHRDIDALVLALPPQLHTQNVLSAVKNGKDVLVEKPIALNVSDAKRQVQEAEAYERVFMVGHILRFHPAFEKMCELVKNGEVGDVRYIYSHRLGFGKFHTHSDALWDLAPHDLSMILALTGCEPSEIRGEGAAVVDQISDFSHIHMAFPNGVRSHLFTSRLSSYRERRLTVVGTKAMLVFDDIEPWSRKLAVHHFAVWKENQEWAFSMNELNYIDVCEDLPLTCELRHFLHCIETRQSPRTNGDDAIAVLRILTAAGINYDR from the coding sequence ATGGTGCCACGTGTAGCGGTTTTAGGATGCGGTCATTGGGGTGAAAATCATATACGGACACTCCACTCTCTCGGGGCTTTAGCAGCAGTTTCTGATATTGATAATGATCGTGCTGCTCGTTTTGCAACGATGTATGGTGTAGAGTTTTTTACACCAGATGATCTTTTTACTCATCGAGATATTGATGCGCTGGTATTAGCACTGCCGCCACAATTGCATACTCAAAATGTGCTCAGTGCTGTTAAAAATGGTAAAGATGTTTTGGTGGAAAAACCAATAGCCTTGAATGTTTCTGATGCTAAACGCCAAGTTCAGGAGGCTGAGGCCTATGAGCGAGTTTTTATGGTGGGCCATATTTTACGTTTTCATCCGGCTTTTGAAAAAATGTGTGAATTGGTGAAAAACGGAGAAGTGGGAGATGTGCGATATATTTATTCTCATAGATTAGGTTTCGGAAAATTTCACACACACAGTGATGCTTTATGGGATCTTGCACCTCATGATCTCTCAATGATTTTGGCGTTGACAGGATGTGAACCTTCCGAAATTCGCGGTGAGGGGGCTGCTGTCGTTGATCAGATTTCTGATTTTTCTCATATTCATATGGCTTTTCCAAATGGTGTGCGTAGTCATCTTTTTACTTCACGCTTGAGTTCTTATCGTGAGAGGCGTTTAACTGTTGTTGGAACAAAGGCTATGCTCGTTTTTGATGATATAGAACCGTGGAGCCGTAAATTGGCAGTGCACCATTTTGCCGTTTGGAAAGAAAATCAAGAGTGGGCTTTTAGCATGAATGAGCTGAATTACATTGATGTTTGTGAAGACTTGCCGCTTACTTGCGAATTACGGCACTTTCTTCATTGTATTGAAACGCGTCAATCACCTCGTACAAATGGTGATGATGCTATTGCGGTTTTACGGATTTTAACAGCTGCTGGTATCAATTATGATAGATAA
- a CDS encoding tail protein X — protein sequence MKIPAKRVVVELEDMSLDLICFHHAMAVLGDRRQAGLLKGYLEATLEANPEIAKYGMLLPRGLKVFLPEFVLSNPQSTVTRLWD from the coding sequence ATGAAGATACCAGCAAAGCGTGTTGTTGTAGAGCTAGAGGACATGAGTCTCGATCTCATCTGCTTTCACCATGCCATGGCTGTGTTAGGGGACCGGAGGCAAGCAGGTTTACTCAAAGGCTATTTAGAAGCCACCTTGGAAGCCAATCCAGAGATTGCCAAATATGGTATGCTTTTACCGCGAGGCTTAAAAGTCTTTTTACCTGAATTTGTGTTGTCTAATCCCCAAAGCACGGTGACACGGCTATGGGATTAA
- a CDS encoding phage tail protein: MRDPLMMLGPHQFYVDWLNFQSFEEEFSASWVCMERFGRSPSLQFTGYGNDPKTIHGVWFPEEFGDRVAIDAITTTIKRAKPVQMLRWINDTTYSVLLHGPVVITTINKDHDYISRSGHSQRIRYSITLLPFFNGGKPQGQTQVGQYQEGQTQEGQTQEGQIP; encoded by the coding sequence ATGAGAGATCCTTTGATGATGTTAGGTCCGCATCAATTTTATGTGGATTGGCTGAATTTCCAATCCTTTGAAGAAGAGTTTTCTGCCTCATGGGTTTGTATGGAGCGTTTTGGCAGGTCTCCCAGTTTGCAATTTACCGGCTATGGCAATGATCCCAAAACCATTCATGGCGTTTGGTTTCCAGAAGAATTTGGTGATCGGGTAGCCATTGATGCCATCACCACAACGATCAAAAGAGCAAAGCCGGTCCAGATGCTTCGTTGGATCAATGATACCACCTATAGTGTCCTTCTCCATGGACCCGTGGTGATCACCACGATCAATAAAGACCACGACTATATCAGTCGCTCTGGTCACTCACAGCGCATCCGCTATTCCATTACGCTCTTGCCCTTTTTTAATGGCGGAAAACCGCAAGGACAAACCCAAGTGGGACAATACCAAGAGGGACAAACCCAAGAGGGACAAACCCAAGAGGGGCAAATTCCATGA
- a CDS encoding phage tail tape measure protein: MDVSLVVRFVNHLQEGIASAKRDLRAFSLDIAHFQNKTRQHFKNWFDPEHLKESTEKAQNAFIQARGRMVGAIAQTATLIAPLYKAMQFDQSMKGLEKVLDAPLDRLKELRRFALETSTKIPLAAREVLELMTSASQAGIGEQDLEAFSVYAAKAAVAFDMTGDQIGERFAKLRNVFKLNQAGIEDLGDAINHLSNHMAAKASEVSDFTNRATGAATMFKLTARETAAFGTAMISAGIVPESAARGFNAMSARIQAGGKHIEEAFTNIGLSRQKFMEDLDKDATGTLVRFFNVLGKSEQGMRSLIAIAGRDFTGDFAKLVGNPELLGQALDYVEDPQVFKGSVEQEADKQATGAMRQFELLQNRIVALGITIGEVLLPPVNSLMETVGNFTNVLMAWANEHPVLTGVIIKTIAALMAFNIALRVVRFTFAGTRLGILQLIASFIKLGSLSRMLKASWRGLLASGRSLGLLTAGLGASSLRLLRPMTLLVGALRGIAVSGTVFASTFGWVGTVIEVVGAAIASVAGAIFTPIGAAVAAVVAVIMAAGFVLWKYWDRFSSFMKGFARGIAHAFGRAFEAVMRFFGADTTTITKWKNIIAAAFDFSQTWQKFKQGLGAVVQSFEGLWEGVKQSLSNFWGWLGSFFVREKLSEGAKASMEQAGEDLASWIVDGFMGTISQLTDFCKSLPSRIKGWFGSINLREFLPSFLGGTTAIQPIAQFAGAGHASSPFTEAKGKERSPTTHNQNVTVHVNGARDPVATGQTVAHAIQRARANALHGGTE, encoded by the coding sequence ATGGATGTTTCCCTTGTTGTCCGTTTTGTGAATCATCTGCAAGAGGGGATCGCCTCTGCCAAGCGAGACTTAAGAGCCTTTAGCCTCGATATTGCGCATTTCCAAAACAAGACAAGGCAGCACTTTAAAAATTGGTTTGACCCTGAGCACTTGAAAGAATCCACAGAAAAAGCGCAAAATGCTTTTATCCAAGCGCGTGGACGCATGGTGGGTGCCATTGCGCAAACAGCAACCTTAATAGCGCCGCTTTATAAAGCCATGCAATTTGATCAATCAATGAAAGGCTTGGAAAAGGTTCTCGATGCCCCCCTTGATCGTTTAAAGGAATTGCGCCGCTTTGCTTTGGAAACCTCCACCAAGATTCCGCTAGCGGCGCGTGAAGTCTTGGAATTGATGACTAGTGCCAGCCAAGCAGGGATTGGTGAACAAGATCTCGAGGCTTTTAGTGTTTATGCTGCCAAAGCAGCTGTCGCCTTTGATATGACGGGGGACCAGATTGGGGAGCGTTTTGCCAAATTGCGCAATGTCTTTAAGCTTAATCAGGCAGGGATTGAAGATTTAGGTGATGCCATCAATCATCTCTCTAACCACATGGCGGCAAAAGCCAGTGAAGTTTCTGACTTTACCAATCGCGCCACCGGTGCTGCCACCATGTTTAAACTGACAGCCCGTGAAACGGCAGCTTTTGGTACGGCGATGATTTCCGCTGGGATTGTTCCTGAGAGTGCCGCGCGTGGTTTTAATGCGATGAGTGCGCGCATACAGGCAGGGGGTAAACATATTGAAGAGGCTTTTACCAATATTGGTCTCTCTCGCCAAAAATTTATGGAAGATTTGGATAAAGATGCCACCGGCACCTTGGTGCGCTTTTTTAATGTGTTGGGTAAATCCGAACAGGGGATGCGTTCGCTGATTGCCATTGCTGGACGAGATTTTACCGGTGATTTTGCCAAATTGGTGGGTAACCCCGAACTGTTAGGGCAAGCTTTAGATTATGTTGAAGACCCACAAGTCTTTAAAGGCTCCGTGGAGCAAGAGGCAGACAAACAAGCAACCGGCGCCATGCGGCAGTTTGAACTTTTGCAAAACCGTATCGTGGCTTTGGGCATTACCATTGGTGAAGTGCTTCTGCCTCCTGTCAACAGTTTAATGGAAACTGTTGGCAATTTTACCAATGTTCTTATGGCATGGGCAAATGAACACCCTGTTTTAACCGGTGTGATCATCAAAACCATTGCCGCCCTGATGGCTTTTAACATCGCTTTGCGGGTTGTACGTTTTACTTTTGCCGGAACCCGCCTTGGGATCCTGCAATTGATTGCCTCTTTTATCAAGCTTGGGTCTCTTAGCCGCATGCTGAAGGCAAGTTGGCGAGGGCTATTGGCTTCAGGACGCTCTCTGGGCTTGCTTACCGCGGGTCTTGGGGCAAGTTCACTTCGACTCTTACGCCCCATGACCTTGTTGGTGGGCGCTTTGCGGGGGATTGCTGTCTCAGGGACGGTATTTGCTAGCACCTTTGGTTGGGTAGGAACAGTGATCGAAGTGGTTGGAGCTGCTATTGCCTCTGTTGCGGGGGCTATTTTTACCCCAATAGGAGCTGCGGTTGCTGCTGTTGTGGCGGTGATCATGGCTGCTGGTTTTGTTTTGTGGAAATATTGGGACCGCTTTTCTTCTTTTATGAAGGGCTTTGCACGGGGGATAGCACATGCTTTTGGTCGTGCTTTTGAGGCTGTCATGCGCTTTTTTGGTGCTGATACCACCACCATCACCAAATGGAAAAATATCATTGCTGCTGCTTTTGATTTCTCTCAAACTTGGCAAAAGTTTAAACAAGGGCTTGGCGCTGTTGTTCAAAGCTTTGAAGGTTTGTGGGAGGGCGTTAAGCAAAGCCTTTCCAACTTTTGGGGCTGGTTGGGAAGCTTTTTTGTCCGGGAAAAGCTCTCGGAGGGTGCCAAGGCAAGTATGGAACAAGCAGGGGAAGATTTAGCGAGTTGGATTGTCGATGGTTTTATGGGCACCATCTCACAATTGACAGATTTTTGTAAATCTTTGCCAAGCCGCATTAAGGGGTGGTTTGGGTCCATTAATTTAAGAGAGTTTTTGCCAAGTTTTTTAGGAGGCACAACAGCCATTCAACCGATTGCACAATTTGCGGGGGCGGGGCATGCAAGTTCCCCTTTCACAGAAGCAAAAGGCAAAGAGCGCTCCCCCACCACGCACAATCAAAATGTCACAGTGCATGTCAATGGCGCCCGTGATCCTGTTGCCACTGGTCAAACGGTTGCCCACGCCATTCAACGGGCACGCGCTAATGCCCTGCATGGGGGAACAGAATGA